In the genome of Nocardioides sp. NBC_00368, the window GATGACCTCGGCGCTCAACAACTCGGGCACGACGGCGATCTTCATCAACCAGCTGCGCGAGAAGATCGGCGTGATGTTCGGCTCGCCCGAGACCACGACCGGTGGTCGCGCGCTGAAGTTCTACTCCTCGGTGCGACTCGACGTGCGCCGGATCGAGACGCTCAAGGACGGCACCGACATGGTCGGCAACCGCACCCGCGTCAAGGTCGTGAAGAACAAGGTGGCCCCGCCGTTCAAGCAGGCCGAGTTCGACATCATGTACGGGAAGGGCATCTCCCGCGAGGGCGGCCTGATCGACGTCGGTGTCGAGGCGGGCCTGGTCCGCAAGGCCGGCGCTTGGTACACCTACGAGGGCGACCAGCTCGGCCAGGGCAAGGAGAACTCCCGCAACTTCCTCAAGGACAACCCCGACCTGGCCAACGAGCTGGAGAAGCGGATCCTGGAGAAGCTCGGTGTCGTTCCGACCGTCGAGGCAGAGGCCACGCCCGCGGCCGAGCCCGCCGGTGTCGAGGACTTCTAGGCCCCTGAGCTCCCGTGGCTTCGTCCAAGCGTGACCGCTCGTCCACCCAGGACCCCTGGGTGGACGAGCGACCCGCGCCCGACTGGCTGGGCGACGTCACCCTCGGAGTCGAGGCCTGGGCAGGCAAAGCCCCCTCGGCCGAACCGTCGCCCCCGTCGGACGACGGATCGAGCGTTGGATCGAGCCTGTCGAGATCACCAACACGGTCGCGTCGGCGACAGAGCCGCCCCGCGGACCCCGCGGACCCCAAGAACGATCCCGAGCCCGACCACGAGGCGATCGCCCGCAAGATCCTCCTCGACGCCCTGACGGGCCAGGCGCGCAGCCGCAAGGAGCTCGCCGACAAGCTCGAGAAGAAGGAGGTCCCGGCCGCCCTCGCGACGCGGCTGCTGGACCGCTTCGAAGAGGTCGGCCTGATCGACGACGAGGCCTTCGCCAAGGCCTGGATCGCCAGCCGGCAGCCCGGAAAGGGCCTGGCGCGCCGGGCGCTCGCCCAGGAGCTCCGCCGCAAGGGGATCGATGACGACGTGGCCCGTGAGGCGCTCGACGAGATCGACCCGAACGACGAGCGTGAGGCCGGCCGGCGGATGGTCCGGCGCAAGCTGCGCTCGCTGGAGCGCTTCGACGACCAGACCAAGACCCGGCGCCTGGTCGGGATGCTCGCCCGCAAGGGATACGGCGCCGGTGTGGCCTACGGCATCGTTCGCGAGGAGCTCGCTCTCGCCGATGAAGATGACGCTGGTGGTCTCGTGTCAGAATCCGATCTGTGAGTGAGCAGCAAGAGCGCGAGATCCTGACCTACGAACTCTTCGGCACCGCGGTGCGCGAGATCGCCCAGAAGGTGGTCGACAGCGGCTACGAGCCCGACATCGTGCTCTCCATCGCCCGCGGTGGCCTGGCCCTCGGGATGGGCCTGGGCTACGCCCTCGACGTGAAGAACCTGTCCGCCGTCAACGTGGAGTTCTACACCGGCGTCAACGAGCGTCTCGACGTCCCGATCATGCTCCCGCCGACCCCGGCCGCGGTCGACCTGACCGGCATGAAGGTGCTCATCGCCGACGATGTCGCCGACACCGGCAAGACCCTGGAGATCGTGCACGACTTCTGCGAGGGCCACGTGGCCGAGGCTCGCACCGCGGTGATCTTCGAGAAGCCGTGGACGGTGATCAACGCCGACTACGTCTACAAGAAGACCGACCGCTGGATCGACTTCCCCTGGTCCTCCCAGCCGCCGCTGGTTGACCGCCGTGGCGGTCAGGCCCACTGACCCCTCGGCGCTAGCCTGAGGTCATGTTCACACCGGTCGCCGTCCACACCGGGACACAACGTCTCGGCGGGGTGACGCGCCCGGGGGAGAGCTGGGCCTCGGCGGCGACGAGGATCGCCGGACGGCCTGCGTACGCCGTGGACCTCTCGGGGGAGGTGAAGGAGTTCTCCTCCGATCCGATGCCGGTGGTGGCGCTGCGGCCGATGACCCGCGGGGACCTTCCGCACCTGATCCGCTGGCTCAACGCCGAGCACGTGCACCGTTGGTACGCCGTCGACGGCGAGCCCACACCCGAGTGGGTGACGGAGAACTACGGGCCCGACATCGATGGCAAGACACCCGTGACCTTCTGGGTCATCGAGGTCAACGGGCGCTCGGTCGGCTTCTGCCAGGACTACCGGATCAGCGACGAGCCCGACTACGCGCTGCTCACGCCCGACCCGGACGCGATCGGCTTCGACTACGCGATCGGGGAGCCGGCCTTCGTCGGCCGCGGGATCGGGCCGCGGATGGCGTGGGTCTGGCTCACCTCGATCCCGCGCCGCTATCCCGGCGCGACGGCCTGCTTCGCCGCTCCCGACCACCGCAACGCCGCCTCGCTGCGGATGCTCGAGAAGGTGGGCTTCGAGCAGGGCACCTGGTTCGACGAGCTCCAGCCCGACGGTTCGACGACCACGATGGTCGGCTGCTCGCTCGATCTACGCCGCGTTCTCGGCTGAGCCGCCCCGTTCGATCGCTCGCGGGCCTATCGTCGTGGCATGAGCCTCCTCGACGAGCTGCGACTTCCGGCCGGACCGGTGGACCTGCGGAAGTACGACACCAACTCCGCCCCCGGCGTCGGCGCCGACAAGGAGACCGGCAAGCAGGTGCTCGCCGAGCTCGGCCCGACGCTGATCGAGCTGCAGACCAAGCTGTTCGCCTCCAAGGAGAGCGACACCCCGAGGCGGGTGCTGCTCGTCCTGCAGGGGATGGACACCTCCGGCAAGGGCGGGGTGCTGAAGCACACCGTCGGGCTCGTCGACCCCGTCGGCGTGAAGATCACCAGCTTCAAGGCGCCGACCGAGGAGGAGCGGGCCCAGGACTTCCTGTGGCGGATCGAGAAGGCGGTGCCAGGCCTCGGCTATCTCGGTGTCTTCGACCGCTCGCACTACGAGGACGTGCTGATCGGACGCGTCCGCGCCCTCGCCGCCCCGGAGGAGGTCGAGCGGCGCTACGCCGCGATCAACGACTTCGAGAAGCGGCTGGCCGATGACGGCACCGTCATCCTCAAGTGCATGCTGCACATCTCGCCCAAGGAGCAGAAGAAGCGGCTGCTGGCGCGGCTCGAGGACCCGACGAAGCACTGGAAGTACAGCCCAGGAGACGTCGACGAGCGCCAGCTGTGGGAGAGCTACCAGGAGGCGTACGAGATTGCGCTGGAGCGCACCAACACCGAGTACGCTCCGTGGTACCTCGTGCCGAGCGACAAGAAGTGGTATCGCAACCTGGCCATCGGCGAGCTGCTCCTGGAGACCCTGGACGGGCTCGATCTCGACTGGCCCGCGCCCAGCTTCGACGTCGCCGAGGAGAAGAGACGACTGGAAGAGGACACCATCTCGTGACTTTGGAGACGGTGCGGGTGACGCGGTATGTCACCCCGCTCCGGGAGGGCGGCAGCCTGCCCGGGATCGTGGAGGCCGATGACCTCGGCACCTATGTGTGCAAGTTCCGTGGCGCCGGGCAGGGGCTGCGGGTGCTGGTCGCGGAGGTGATCGTCACCGGCCTGTGCCGGGCGCTCGACATCCCGACCCCCGAACAGGTCGTGCTCGACCTGGACCCCGAGATCGCGCGCTACGAGGCCGACGAGGAGGTCCAGGACCTCCTCAACGTGAGCGCCGGCCTCAACCTCGGCATCGACTTCCTGGCGGGTGCGTTCGGCTACGACGCCGCCTACTCGCCCGAGCCGGCGCTGGCGGGGCGGATCCTGTGGATGGATGCGCTGATCGCCAACGTCGACCGCTCCTGGCGCAATCCCAACATGCTGCTGTGGAACGGTGCGCTCTACGTCATCGACCACGGCGCCTCGCTCTACTTCCACCACGTCTGGCCCGGCGGGGGCGGCGACCCGGCGCGCTACGCGGCGCAGCCCTTCGACACCTCCGAGCACATCCTGCGCGCCTTCGGCGCCGAGGCGCTCGCCCAGAACGAGGACCTCGCCGCTCGCCTCGACGACGCGGTGCTGGAGAAGGTGCTCGCCGACGTACCCGACGAGTGGCTCGAGCCGGTCCCCGGCTACGACACCGCGGAGTCGCTGCGCGAACGCTACGTCGCGTTCCTGCGTGCCCGCCTCGACGGCGGGCGCCCGTGGCTGCCCGCGGCCGAACCCTCCCAGGGGGCGTGATGGACGCCTACCAGTACGTCGTGCTCCGCTGCGTACCCCGGCCCGAGCGCGAGGAGTTCCTCAACGTCGGCGTCGTCCTCTACTGCCCCGAGCAGAAGTTCCTCGCCGCCCGGTGGACGCTCGACGAGCAGCGCCTCGCCACGTTCGCCCCGCGCCTCGACCTCTCCCTGGTCCGGGCGGCCCTGGAGTCGGTCGACCTGATCTGCGCCGGCGCGGCTCACGCCGGCTTCGGCGCGGGCGTCCGGGCCACGGCGTACGGCAACCGGGCACTCTCGGACAACGAGTCGGCCCGCTTCGGCCTCCTCAAGGCCCCGAAGAGCACCGTCCTGCAGCCCGGACCCGTCCACGGTGGCGTGACCACCGACGCCGCCGCCGAGCTCGACCGCATCTTCGCCCACCAGATCGCCTGACAGCCGAGACCGCAGTTCTGGCGGCCGAGAATGTAGTTGTGGGCGACGAAACCACAGTTTCGTCGCCCACAACTACTTATTCGGCAGAGGTCAGACCGGGACGAGCTCCACGGCGCCGACGGCGTAGCGGGCCAGGATGGTGCGGGCGACCTCGGGGTGGGCGCCCATCGGGTCGCTGACCGCGACGGCGCCGGCCTCGAGCGCGAGCTCCTTGGCCCGGTCGGGCAGCTGCCCGGGAGCCAGGAAGAGCATGCCGACCGCGATGTGGCGGCGGCCCTCGGCGCGGAAGGCGCGGACGGCCTCGCCGGTGGCGGGCGGAGCAGCCGAGGCGTACGCAGCCACGACCGGCAGCTTGTGGTGGGCACCCCAGATCCGGGCCAGGCGAGCCACGGACTGGTTGGCCAGCGAGTCCGAGGAGCCGGCGGCGGCCAGGACGAGGGCGTCGAGCTCGCGCACCCGGGCGGCCTTCAGCGACGCCCGCAGGCGCTCGTCGAGCACCTGCAGGAAGACGCTCTCGAGGCCGAGGATCGCGCTGGTGTGGATCCGCAGGCCGGCGTGGCGGGCGGTGGCCTCGGCGATGACCGAGGGTACGTCGACGCGGGCGTGGAACGCCTCGGTCAGCAGGAGCGGCACGACGACGATCTCGTCGTGGCCGGCCTTGACCAGCTTGTCGATGACGGCCTGGAAACGCGGCCGGGAGTGGTCGAGGAAGGCGGCTTCGATGCGGAGGTCGGGGCGCAGGGCGCGTACCTCGGCCACGAGGGCGTTGATGGTCGCGGCGGACTGCGGATCGCGGCTGCCGTGAGCCAGGGCTACCAGAGCGGGAGCTGCCATTGTCTTCATCCTTCGGGTGTTGCAGGGAAAGTCGGAAAGTCTGTGTTTGTTCGCGCCCTTCGGGCGGCGCTGCCGGTCAGGCGTGGATGCCGCACTCGGTCTTGCCGGTGCCGGCCCATCGCCCGCTGCGCGGGTCCTCGCCGGGGGCGACCCGGCGGGTGCACGGCGCGCAGCCGATGGAGGGATACCCGTCATAGACGAGCGGGTTCACGAGCACTCCGTTGTCCTCGATGTATCGCTCGACCTGCTCGTCGGACCATCGCGCCATCGGCGAGACCTTGACCTTCTGGCGTTTGGCGTCCCAGCCGATGACCGGGGCGATGACCCGGTTCTTCGTCTCCGCACGGCGCAGGCCGGTGGCCCAGGCGTCGTAGGAGGCGAGCGAGTCGGCCAGGGGCTTGACCTTGCGCAGTGCGCAGCACAGGTCGGGGTCGGTCCGGTAGAGGTCCTTGCCGTACTCCGCGTCCTGCTCCGCGACGCTCTGCACAGGGGTGATCGTCAGCAGGTTGACCGGCATCGTCGCCGCGACCGCGTCGCGGGTGCCGATCGTCTCGATGAAGTGGTAGCCGGTGTCGAGGAAGACCACGTCGATCCCGGGCACGACCTTCGAGGCGAGATGCGCCAGGACCGCGTCACCCATCGAGGACGTGATCGCGAACCGCTCGCCGAAGGTGGCGGCGGCCCACTCGATGATCGTCTCGGCCGGGGCGAGCTCGAGCTCGGCTCCCCAGTGGGAGACGATCTCGCGCAGCTCCTCGGGCGTACGTCCCTCGGTGTCCACCGCGCGGTTGGCCCGGGCGGCTGCTGTGCTGACGCTCATGCCGCCACCTCCGTAACGGAATGCGAAGAATACGGAACCGGCGGCCTGAGGCCCATTGTCGCTCGCTTGCGCTCGCTCATGCGTGCGCCTCCTTCGTGACGGTCCGAGAGATCTGTCCCAACGACTTCAGCTGGAAGGCCCGCAGGCAGGCGCGGCACTCCCAGGACCCGTGCGTCGC includes:
- a CDS encoding GNAT family N-acetyltransferase encodes the protein MFTPVAVHTGTQRLGGVTRPGESWASAATRIAGRPAYAVDLSGEVKEFSSDPMPVVALRPMTRGDLPHLIRWLNAEHVHRWYAVDGEPTPEWVTENYGPDIDGKTPVTFWVIEVNGRSVGFCQDYRISDEPDYALLTPDPDAIGFDYAIGEPAFVGRGIGPRMAWVWLTSIPRRYPGATACFAAPDHRNAASLRMLEKVGFEQGTWFDELQPDGSTTTMVGCSLDLRRVLG
- a CDS encoding HipA family kinase, which encodes MTLETVRVTRYVTPLREGGSLPGIVEADDLGTYVCKFRGAGQGLRVLVAEVIVTGLCRALDIPTPEQVVLDLDPEIARYEADEEVQDLLNVSAGLNLGIDFLAGAFGYDAAYSPEPALAGRILWMDALIANVDRSWRNPNMLLWNGALYVIDHGASLYFHHVWPGGGGDPARYAAQPFDTSEHILRAFGAEALAQNEDLAARLDDAVLEKVLADVPDEWLEPVPGYDTAESLRERYVAFLRARLDGGRPWLPAAEPSQGA
- a CDS encoding sirohydrochlorin chelatase — protein: MAAPALVALAHGSRDPQSAATINALVAEVRALRPDLRIEAAFLDHSRPRFQAVIDKLVKAGHDEIVVVPLLLTEAFHARVDVPSVIAEATARHAGLRIHTSAILGLESVFLQVLDERLRASLKAARVRELDALVLAAAGSSDSLANQSVARLARIWGAHHKLPVVAAYASAAPPATGEAVRAFRAEGRRHIAVGMLFLAPGQLPDRAKELALEAGAVAVSDPMGAHPEVARTILARYAVGAVELVPV
- a CDS encoding DUF3037 domain-containing protein; the protein is MDAYQYVVLRCVPRPEREEFLNVGVVLYCPEQKFLAARWTLDEQRLATFAPRLDLSLVRAALESVDLICAGAAHAGFGAGVRATAYGNRALSDNESARFGLLKAPKSTVLQPGPVHGGVTTDAAAELDRIFAHQIA
- a CDS encoding phosphoadenylyl-sulfate reductase, which codes for MSVSTAAARANRAVDTEGRTPEELREIVSHWGAELELAPAETIIEWAAATFGERFAITSSMGDAVLAHLASKVVPGIDVVFLDTGYHFIETIGTRDAVAATMPVNLLTITPVQSVAEQDAEYGKDLYRTDPDLCCALRKVKPLADSLASYDAWATGLRRAETKNRVIAPVIGWDAKRQKVKVSPMARWSDEQVERYIEDNGVLVNPLVYDGYPSIGCAPCTRRVAPGEDPRSGRWAGTGKTECGIHA
- a CDS encoding regulatory protein RecX, giving the protein MDERPAPDWLGDVTLGVEAWAGKAPSAEPSPPSDDGSSVGSSLSRSPTRSRRRQSRPADPADPKNDPEPDHEAIARKILLDALTGQARSRKELADKLEKKEVPAALATRLLDRFEEVGLIDDEAFAKAWIASRQPGKGLARRALAQELRRKGIDDDVAREALDEIDPNDEREAGRRMVRRKLRSLERFDDQTKTRRLVGMLARKGYGAGVAYGIVREELALADEDDAGGLVSESDL
- a CDS encoding PPK2 family polyphosphate kinase; the protein is MSLLDELRLPAGPVDLRKYDTNSAPGVGADKETGKQVLAELGPTLIELQTKLFASKESDTPRRVLLVLQGMDTSGKGGVLKHTVGLVDPVGVKITSFKAPTEEERAQDFLWRIEKAVPGLGYLGVFDRSHYEDVLIGRVRALAAPEEVERRYAAINDFEKRLADDGTVILKCMLHISPKEQKKRLLARLEDPTKHWKYSPGDVDERQLWESYQEAYEIALERTNTEYAPWYLVPSDKKWYRNLAIGELLLETLDGLDLDWPAPSFDVAEEKRRLEEDTIS
- a CDS encoding phosphoribosyltransferase; the protein is MSEQQEREILTYELFGTAVREIAQKVVDSGYEPDIVLSIARGGLALGMGLGYALDVKNLSAVNVEFYTGVNERLDVPIMLPPTPAAVDLTGMKVLIADDVADTGKTLEIVHDFCEGHVAEARTAVIFEKPWTVINADYVYKKTDRWIDFPWSSQPPLVDRRGGQAH